Proteins encoded by one window of Companilactobacillus ginsenosidimutans:
- a CDS encoding tyrosine-protein phosphatase, with translation MTLVDLHCHMLPNVDDGSPDFSSSIELAKSSVNDGISHILLTPHHMDSQYKNPKIMVLEKVRNFQSCLDEAGIPITVFPGQEVHLTGALISAIEKDDVIFMDANNKYLLLEFPHSDIPAYTSNVIFELLSRGIVPVIAHPERNREVQKNPRKLHELISQGCLSQITASSYLGVFGEKVQETSQKIIESNLAHVISSDAHVLTGRQFRMADAFEKLSNFDNQISQNFMDNAKSILNGEVVVSDSPICIEPITKKKFFFF, from the coding sequence ATGACGTTAGTTGACCTTCACTGTCACATGTTACCGAATGTGGATGATGGATCACCAGATTTTTCAAGTAGCATTGAACTTGCAAAATCGTCTGTGAACGATGGAATTAGTCATATTTTGTTGACGCCACATCACATGGATAGCCAATACAAAAATCCTAAAATAATGGTTTTGGAGAAGGTTAGAAATTTTCAAAGTTGCTTGGATGAGGCTGGAATTCCGATTACTGTTTTTCCGGGTCAAGAAGTTCATTTGACGGGTGCATTAATAAGCGCAATTGAAAAAGATGATGTCATTTTTATGGATGCTAATAATAAATATTTATTGCTGGAATTTCCTCACTCAGATATACCTGCATATACATCAAATGTGATTTTTGAGTTATTAAGTCGTGGAATTGTTCCGGTAATTGCACATCCTGAGAGGAATAGAGAGGTTCAGAAAAATCCTCGAAAACTGCATGAATTAATTTCACAGGGATGTCTTTCACAAATCACTGCGAGTAGTTATCTTGGAGTATTTGGGGAAAAAGTTCAGGAGACGTCACAAAAAATTATTGAATCGAATTTAGCACATGTTATATCTTCCGATGCACATGTTTTAACAGGACGTCAATTCAGAATGGCGGATGCTTTTGAAAAGTTGTCGAACTTTGATAATCAAATCTCTCAGAACTTTATGGACAACGCTAAAAGTATTCTTAATGGCGAAGTGGTAGTATCCGACAGTCCTATATGTATTGAACCAATCACGAAAAAGAAATTCTTTTTCTTTTAA
- a CDS encoding CpsD/CapB family tyrosine-protein kinase, producing the protein MFGNFRKNKRKKLNDYSLTHGVGLITHDSPTSMISEQFNTIRTNIQFSSVDEELTSILFTSSAPSEGKSTVSNNVAVSWAKQGERVILIDADLRRPTIHKTFNVSNQTGLSNYLFGSADFEDIIQKTMIPNLFIITSGPIPPNPSELLGSKRIPQLLSDLKENFSLTIFDAPPVNLVTDAQILASKVDGVILVIPQGIADKAQVINAKKSLLTVRARILGGIMNRSKCDNADGYYGGYYGIEK; encoded by the coding sequence ATGTTTGGTAATTTTCGAAAAAATAAAAGAAAAAAATTAAACGATTATAGTCTTACTCACGGAGTTGGATTAATTACCCATGATTCCCCTACAAGTATGATTTCTGAACAATTTAATACCATTAGAACTAATATCCAGTTTTCGTCTGTTGATGAAGAGTTAACTTCAATTTTATTCACATCATCGGCACCTTCTGAAGGGAAATCGACTGTTAGTAATAACGTTGCAGTAAGTTGGGCCAAACAAGGTGAGAGAGTAATCTTGATTGATGCCGATTTACGTCGACCAACTATTCACAAAACCTTTAATGTGAGTAACCAAACTGGCTTATCAAATTATTTATTTGGAAGTGCAGACTTTGAAGATATTATCCAAAAGACTATGATTCCAAACCTTTTTATTATCACAAGTGGTCCGATTCCACCCAATCCGTCTGAACTTCTTGGAAGTAAACGAATTCCACAATTGTTATCTGATTTAAAAGAAAATTTTTCGTTGACTATTTTTGATGCTCCACCAGTAAATTTAGTGACTGATGCACAAATATTGGCTTCCAAAGTTGATGGTGTGATTTTGGTTATTCCTCAAGGTATCGCTGATAAAGCACAAGTGATTAATGCAAAAAAATCATTACTTACTGTTCGAGCAAGAATTTTGGGTGGAATTATGAACAGATCAAAATGTGATAATGCGGATGGCTATTACGGCGGATACTACGGTATTGAAAAATGA
- a CDS encoding YveK family protein, producing the protein MKPEQTISMLQIISILRKHIKAILGTTIIVGLMSAFATFYFMTPMYSATTEILVNRKLSAQMQGAQFQQVQADVQMISTYKDIINSPTVLKDVNREIRNYPGYPGSMIKLKKSISISTLKNSQVFSIKAVSTDPRTASETANLTADIFKHKIGKIMSINNVSIVSRAESNPKPVSPRKAINITLGLILGAMLGVAIAFIKELTDRTVDSATFITDELKSINLGIISEISQKEIERISKNKKITKQINRNKDSAVRRV; encoded by the coding sequence GTGAAGCCTGAACAAACTATTAGTATGCTCCAAATTATCAGCATACTGCGCAAACATATCAAAGCTATCCTCGGAACAACGATCATCGTAGGGTTAATGTCTGCGTTCGCAACCTTTTATTTCATGACACCCATGTATAGCGCCACGACTGAAATTTTAGTTAACAGAAAACTTTCAGCACAGATGCAAGGAGCCCAATTTCAACAGGTGCAAGCTGATGTGCAAATGATTAGCACATACAAGGACATCATAAACAGTCCGACTGTGTTGAAAGATGTTAATCGAGAAATTAGAAATTATCCAGGATATCCAGGATCGATGATTAAATTAAAAAAATCAATTTCAATTAGTACATTAAAAAATTCACAAGTATTTTCAATTAAAGCGGTTTCAACTGATCCAAGAACTGCCTCAGAAACCGCAAATTTAACAGCCGATATTTTTAAACATAAAATCGGAAAGATTATGAGTATTAATAATGTTTCAATAGTTTCTCGAGCAGAATCAAATCCGAAGCCCGTTAGTCCACGGAAGGCCATTAATATTACTCTCGGTTTAATATTGGGTGCCATGTTGGGAGTTGCGATTGCTTTTATCAAGGAATTAACCGATAGGACAGTCGATTCGGCCACATTCATTACAGATGAATTGAAATCAATAAATCTTGGTATTATTTCTGAAATCAGTCAAAAGGAAATTGAACGAATTTCTAAAAATAAAAAAATAACCAAGCAGATTAATCGTAATAAAGATTCTGCTGTTAGGAGGGTATAG
- a CDS encoding zinc-binding dehydrogenase: MRAVVVNKAGGPEALEIEERPIPKANKYESVMKIYAFPVHRYEVLTRQGGSPSVKFPRVIGVEAVGEVFETTEDSDLEVGQKVVTLMGGFGREFDGSYEEYALVPNNQLYPVEYYGAWEILASLPETFYTAFGALKATHLQQGDHLLVRGGTTGVGMAAIELAKSLGLKVTGTTRHETNLAMIKKVAADEAILDTNGVLETDQEYDGIIDMIGAPVLENTLSHLKLHKTCTSLGMVTGEWKINNFDPFEYLSNKYLTFYDSTEVNPDMVEEMFRIINANDLQIPIAKVFKLSDIQEAHKYVMESPRNVGQVIVTNQ, translated from the coding sequence ATGAGAGCAGTTGTTGTTAACAAGGCCGGTGGACCTGAGGCGCTGGAGATTGAGGAGCGCCCAATTCCCAAGGCCAACAAGTATGAATCGGTCATGAAAATCTACGCTTTTCCAGTACACAGATATGAAGTTTTGACTAGGCAAGGTGGTTCGCCATCGGTCAAATTTCCGCGTGTCATCGGTGTCGAGGCTGTCGGCGAAGTGTTCGAAACTACTGAAGATAGCGACTTGGAAGTGGGACAAAAGGTTGTTACATTAATGGGCGGATTTGGACGCGAATTTGATGGCAGCTACGAAGAATATGCATTGGTTCCCAATAATCAATTATATCCGGTCGAATATTATGGTGCCTGGGAAATTTTGGCATCCCTCCCAGAAACTTTTTACACAGCATTCGGCGCTCTTAAAGCGACACACTTGCAGCAAGGAGACCACTTGCTAGTTAGAGGTGGAACGACCGGAGTCGGCATGGCAGCTATTGAGCTCGCAAAGTCGCTCGGACTAAAAGTCACCGGAACAACCCGCCACGAGACAAATTTGGCAATGATTAAAAAGGTCGCTGCTGATGAAGCAATTCTCGATACTAATGGCGTGCTCGAAACCGATCAAGAATACGACGGAATTATTGACATGATTGGCGCACCCGTCCTAGAGAATACCCTCAGCCACTTGAAGCTCCACAAAACATGTACATCCCTGGGAATGGTCACGGGAGAATGGAAGATCAACAATTTTGATCCATTCGAATACTTGAGCAACAAATATCTGACATTCTACGATTCGACCGAAGTTAATCCCGATATGGTCGAAGAAATGTTCAGAATTATCAACGCTAATGATTTACAAATACCAATCGCCAAAGTATTTAAATTATCCGATATTCAGGAAGCCCATAAGTATGTAATGGAATCACCACGTAATGTTGGACAGGTTATCGTTACTAATCAATAG
- a CDS encoding dihydrodipicolinate reductase translates to MDRKVKVAQYGCGKMSKYLIRYVTEHGGELVAAFDFNPEIIGKSVSDVLGIDSIDIKISSAEDADAVLKDVQPDVCIIATRSTMEELKPAFAVCAKNGVNAISTCEESLYPWNSSYEITKELDDLAKENNCTLAGSGYPDMYWGSLITTLAGSLNRIDAIKGISSYNVEDYGIALAEGHGAGISVSDFEKKIGKYNNLNYQETVAAIKDGKVTPSYMWNQNGWLCNKLNLHIVSQTQKCEPIVKKEDIHSDTLNMTINAGDAVGMAAIVTTTTEEGITFETQCQGYVYAADDFDRNDWTFEGEPTTSISVDRPATVELTCATLVNRIPMLIDEKPGYITTEKMPNNYYLTKPMNEYVGIDEMDYSK, encoded by the coding sequence ATGGATAGAAAAGTTAAAGTTGCTCAATATGGTTGTGGGAAGATGTCGAAATACTTAATCAGATACGTGACGGAACACGGTGGAGAGCTTGTTGCTGCGTTCGATTTTAATCCGGAAATAATTGGTAAATCTGTTAGTGATGTTCTGGGAATTGATTCTATTGATATCAAAATTAGTAGTGCGGAAGATGCAGATGCTGTGTTAAAGGATGTTCAACCCGATGTTTGCATTATTGCCACGCGATCCACAATGGAAGAACTGAAACCAGCTTTTGCCGTGTGCGCTAAGAATGGTGTTAATGCTATCAGCACTTGTGAGGAATCCCTCTACCCTTGGAATTCGTCATATGAAATTACTAAAGAATTAGATGACTTGGCAAAAGAGAACAACTGCACATTGGCTGGTAGTGGCTATCCTGATATGTATTGGGGAAGCTTAATTACCACCCTCGCTGGTTCATTGAATAGAATTGATGCTATTAAAGGTATTAGCAGTTATAACGTTGAGGATTATGGAATTGCTTTGGCTGAAGGACATGGTGCAGGTATATCAGTATCTGATTTTGAAAAGAAAATTGGTAAGTACAATAATCTGAATTATCAAGAAACGGTTGCTGCGATTAAAGACGGTAAAGTTACTCCTTCCTATATGTGGAACCAAAACGGCTGGTTATGTAATAAATTGAATTTACACATTGTGTCTCAAACGCAGAAGTGTGAGCCAATTGTAAAAAAAGAAGATATTCACTCAGACACATTGAATATGACAATTAATGCTGGAGATGCTGTGGGTATGGCAGCAATTGTCACGACAACTACTGAAGAAGGAATCACCTTTGAAACTCAATGTCAGGGCTATGTTTATGCAGCAGATGACTTTGACAGAAATGATTGGACATTTGAAGGAGAACCAACTACTTCAATTTCCGTTGATCGCCCAGCTACAGTTGAGTTGACTTGTGCTACATTGGTCAATAGAATTCCTATGTTGATTGATGAGAAACCAGGTTATATCACCACTGAAAAAATGCCTAATAACTATTATCTAACTAAACCTATGAATGAATATGTTGGAATTGATGAAATGGATTATTCGAAATAA
- a CDS encoding MerR family transcriptional regulator, translating to MKKDYLSIGQMSAINNVSTQALRLYDKNQLLSPAYQDPENGYRYYTIAQCDQLDLIHTMQVCGMTLEQIKKQFSEYSPESMYQSLLKQENILSSEIEKLNRHMHTVKRLASNLNKLQSLPPDGQITMEYLPSRRIDTLKTDIDLFDQEDFGYEIMLRKFKLHMLQNKLPLSYFVNAGTIIKKDDFANENFHSNTIFIFVDNNYPKSESQEDIPENTYLTLYGSDTKEELSYAQQMFSYIKDHNFKVIGDYVCEVIFNSAFGEKSMKYKIQVPIRKL from the coding sequence ATGAAAAAAGATTATCTATCAATTGGACAAATGTCAGCTATCAATAACGTATCGACTCAAGCATTACGGCTTTACGACAAAAATCAATTACTGTCACCAGCGTATCAAGATCCAGAAAATGGATATCGCTATTACACAATTGCTCAGTGTGATCAGTTGGATTTGATTCATACAATGCAAGTATGTGGAATGACATTGGAACAAATAAAAAAACAATTCTCCGAATATTCACCTGAATCAATGTATCAATCACTGCTTAAGCAAGAAAATATATTGTCGAGTGAAATCGAAAAATTGAATCGTCATATGCATACAGTCAAACGCCTAGCATCTAATTTAAATAAGTTACAATCATTACCACCCGATGGGCAGATAACAATGGAATATCTGCCAAGTCGGCGAATTGATACGCTCAAAACGGACATCGACCTTTTTGATCAGGAAGACTTTGGATATGAAATAATGTTGCGGAAGTTTAAACTACACATGTTGCAAAACAAGTTACCTCTCTCATATTTTGTAAACGCGGGGACAATCATTAAAAAAGATGATTTTGCAAACGAGAATTTCCATTCAAATACTATCTTTATCTTTGTAGATAACAATTATCCAAAGAGTGAGTCTCAAGAAGATATACCTGAAAACACATATTTGACCCTATACGGCAGTGACACAAAAGAAGAATTGAGTTATGCACAACAAATGTTTAGCTACATCAAAGATCACAATTTCAAAGTTATAGGTGATTATGTTTGCGAAGTGATTTTCAATTCAGCATTTGGGGAGAAATCTATGAAGTACAAGATTCAGGTGCCAATTAGAAAATTGTAA
- a CDS encoding NAD(P)H-dependent oxidoreductase: MNTLVVYCHPYEGSFCHAILEHLETGADKAGKNLDVIDLYKDHFNPVMSGRDLLGFVKHQAVDEQAIDYANRLKKADHLVLVFPIWWELMPAMMKGFIDKVIFPGQTYAYKSNSVSMRTLLPNLKSTTVITTMNTPKIMYKFTYGNAIKEALIKGSFKKSGFKNVKWLSFNMVKMRSNETRVKWLDRAERVVD; encoded by the coding sequence ATGAATACATTAGTAGTTTACTGTCACCCATACGAAGGAAGTTTTTGTCACGCAATTTTAGAACACTTAGAAACAGGTGCTGATAAAGCAGGAAAGAATCTCGACGTCATTGATTTATACAAGGATCACTTCAATCCAGTTATGTCTGGACGTGATTTATTAGGATTCGTAAAGCATCAAGCTGTCGACGAACAAGCAATCGACTATGCCAACAGACTAAAAAAAGCCGACCATCTAGTGCTAGTATTCCCAATTTGGTGGGAATTAATGCCAGCAATGATGAAAGGCTTTATTGATAAAGTTATTTTTCCAGGACAAACATACGCATATAAATCAAACAGCGTAAGCATGAGAACCTTGTTGCCTAATTTGAAATCAACCACAGTTATAACAACTATGAATACACCCAAGATTATGTACAAGTTTACCTATGGAAATGCTATTAAGGAAGCTTTGATCAAGGGATCATTTAAGAAATCTGGATTTAAGAATGTTAAGTGGTTGAGCTTTAATATGGTTAAGATGAGATCTAATGAGACACGTGTTAAGTGGTTGGATCGGGCTGAGAGAGTTGTGGATTGA
- a CDS encoding Crp/Fnr family transcriptional regulator: MRKIDIDNFHFKNFNVEELEKYMTTKQIPAKTTLLYEGDVADKIFLVEKGLLRLWNNDDGKDITFQFFFEGHFVSSFESLYTGEPSNFSIESLEDSNVKILDKRTFDKFINQYEEVREMFTQLMCHRFIDYTHFFLSRIKENPQDRYEELIAKQPEILKRVPQYYIATYLGITPVSLSRIRNKLNKVD, encoded by the coding sequence ATGAGAAAAATTGATATTGATAACTTTCATTTTAAGAATTTTAACGTTGAGGAGCTTGAGAAATATATGACTACTAAGCAGATTCCTGCTAAGACTACTTTGTTGTATGAAGGGGATGTTGCGGATAAAATTTTTCTTGTTGAAAAGGGTCTGCTTAGGCTTTGGAATAATGATGATGGCAAGGATATTACTTTCCAGTTTTTCTTTGAGGGACATTTTGTTTCGTCGTTTGAAAGCTTGTATACTGGTGAGCCTAGTAACTTTTCCATCGAGAGTTTGGAAGATTCTAATGTCAAAATTTTGGACAAGCGTACGTTTGATAAATTTATTAATCAATACGAAGAAGTTAGAGAAATGTTCACACAATTAATGTGTCATCGATTTATTGATTATACTCATTTCTTCCTGTCTAGAATTAAAGAGAATCCTCAAGACAGGTATGAAGAATTAATTGCTAAGCAACCAGAAATTTTGAAAAGAGTTCCACAATATTATATTGCTACATACCTTGGTATCACACCGGTTTCATTGAGTCGGATTCGAAACAAATTAAATAAAGTTGACTGA
- a CDS encoding DUF3883 domain-containing protein, producing MKVYLVSQNQTWKIESKGEFLWSPKRAKNGSKNAGYEAMSRIKKGDIVFNVHDRLVYSISEALSDAYSFNKSDLNNFDVNDNWDPDGWRVDLKMHEVNFSIKEHLEYFKKNNGSAFTNNGKLNQKYLSELNPEQVEYFSEHSLEIQRLILKISMNPVYENIESRIDSTDFNLENKNYAEFKSSNKRENTSESVIRDTSRVDYETIYFQNQLVGSSGEEVVLDYLVKKYPEANVEGVSQNLDSENGRDDLGYDISVIFPNGFRYLIDVKTSTSGSGRFFVSENERQVAEKCLENNNHDYFFYHVSEFDKNLKRGKLSVVKINDIMLKPISYQASCK from the coding sequence ATGAAAGTATATTTAGTTTCGCAAAATCAGACTTGGAAAATAGAAAGTAAAGGTGAATTCTTATGGTCACCCAAGCGTGCCAAAAATGGCAGTAAGAACGCTGGATATGAAGCCATGAGTAGAATTAAGAAAGGTGATATTGTTTTTAATGTCCATGACAGATTAGTTTATTCAATCAGTGAAGCTTTAAGCGATGCGTATTCATTTAATAAATCAGACTTGAATAATTTTGATGTTAACGATAACTGGGATCCAGATGGGTGGAGAGTTGACCTTAAGATGCACGAAGTCAATTTTTCTATTAAAGAGCATTTAGAATATTTTAAAAAGAACAATGGCTCGGCATTTACAAATAATGGAAAATTAAATCAAAAGTATTTGTCTGAACTTAATCCGGAACAAGTTGAGTATTTCTCCGAACACAGTTTGGAAATTCAAAGACTTATTTTAAAAATATCCATGAATCCTGTTTATGAAAATATTGAATCAAGGATTGATAGCACTGATTTTAATCTTGAAAATAAAAATTATGCTGAATTTAAATCCAGTAATAAAAGAGAAAATACATCCGAATCAGTTATTCGTGATACAAGTCGTGTAGATTACGAAACTATTTATTTTCAAAATCAACTAGTTGGCTCTTCAGGAGAAGAGGTCGTACTTGACTATTTAGTGAAGAAATATCCCGAAGCAAATGTTGAAGGTGTTTCACAAAACTTGGATTCTGAGAATGGCCGCGATGATCTTGGATATGATATATCAGTCATTTTCCCAAATGGTTTCAGATATTTAATTGATGTAAAAACATCCACTTCTGGTTCTGGAAGATTCTTTGTTTCTGAAAACGAAAGACAAGTTGCTGAAAAATGTTTGGAAAACAATAATCATGATTACTTTTTTTATCATGTATCGGAATTTGATAAGAATCTAAAACGAGGTAAACTATCTGTTGTTAAGATAAATGATATAATGTTGAAACCGATTAGTTATCAAGCTTCGTGTAAATAG
- a CDS encoding GNAT family N-acetyltransferase: MEIIPYKTNPKHLAGIIDVINYGQNIEADLKIKMVEEYDLFDIENSYQARGGEFWIALDNDRVVGTIALYPLIGKTAVLKKLFSYPEYRGDPIRIGNKLYDKFMEFAKAHGYTKIILDSPEGRDRAHHFYEKKGFNQITAEQLEVEYHYPDRNSLLYESNI, encoded by the coding sequence TTGGAAATCATACCCTACAAAACAAACCCAAAACATCTAGCAGGCATAATAGATGTAATAAACTACGGTCAAAACATAGAAGCTGACCTAAAAATCAAAATGGTGGAAGAATATGATCTTTTCGACATTGAAAATTCTTATCAAGCTAGAGGTGGCGAATTCTGGATTGCTTTAGATAATGATAGAGTTGTTGGAACTATTGCACTTTATCCTCTAATCGGAAAAACTGCTGTTTTAAAAAAATTGTTCAGCTATCCTGAATACCGTGGTGACCCTATTCGTATTGGAAACAAGCTTTATGATAAATTTATGGAATTTGCTAAAGCACATGGATACACAAAAATTATTCTGGACTCACCCGAAGGTAGAGATAGAGCACATCATTTTTACGAAAAAAAAGGCTTCAACCAAATAACTGCAGAACAGTTAGAAGTTGAATACCATTATCCGGATCGTAACTCTTTGTTGTATGAATCAAATATTTAA
- a CDS encoding TIGR02679 domain-containing protein, with protein sequence MAKEALDSAIKYFKSSPVFIKLMKEMAGKYYSYGEFKGTIDKELLGNNASLLAFLGVNKFRWEKTKRFKVSDFEEALEHSRFAGISIFELVQGVIGKKLVTKQSIDEENERAFQRFLTSVQVSNPKVCSILSESKIKSYYTRDAILDDFIQVEKCLNNIPAQPTRLPVFAFLILKNPHGLDKTTTVGKMFLECIKLLRPKLTDGNEIYLSVNIVKDDILNFVTVQNIDANDDLFHAASSQHMVWNVPLMKLLELDSAFPSKGNKVFLIENSSVYAIIVDKLKDIPIIMTSGQFKYSTWKLLSLLPKNVEIYHSSDLDPAGLIMSNNLMEKFGDRVHLFGMSSEIYLKKVDSGVKLTNENLSKVKGINNPTLQSLKQNLITHHKAVYQESEIEELIDEIQIISETD encoded by the coding sequence GTGGCGAAGGAAGCATTAGATTCAGCAATAAAATATTTCAAATCGAGTCCGGTGTTCATCAAACTGATGAAGGAAATGGCTGGCAAATATTATTCATATGGTGAATTCAAAGGAACCATCGATAAGGAATTATTGGGTAATAATGCATCTCTACTGGCTTTCTTAGGAGTAAATAAGTTTCGATGGGAAAAAACTAAGCGGTTTAAAGTATCTGATTTTGAAGAAGCTTTAGAGCATAGTAGATTTGCCGGGATTAGTATTTTTGAACTCGTTCAAGGAGTGATTGGAAAGAAGTTAGTCACCAAGCAATCGATTGACGAGGAAAATGAAAGAGCGTTTCAACGATTTTTGACTTCTGTTCAAGTATCAAATCCCAAAGTGTGTAGTATTTTATCTGAATCAAAAATAAAATCGTATTACACCCGCGATGCAATCCTTGATGATTTTATACAGGTCGAAAAATGTCTTAATAATATTCCAGCTCAACCGACTAGATTGCCTGTATTTGCATTTCTGATACTAAAAAATCCCCACGGGCTCGACAAAACAACCACCGTAGGGAAAATGTTTTTAGAATGTATTAAGTTATTAAGGCCTAAACTGACAGACGGGAATGAAATTTATTTGAGTGTGAACATAGTTAAGGATGATATTTTGAATTTTGTTACAGTTCAAAACATTGATGCTAATGACGATTTATTTCATGCGGCTTCGAGTCAACACATGGTTTGGAATGTTCCTCTCATGAAACTACTTGAGCTTGATTCTGCTTTTCCATCAAAGGGTAACAAGGTTTTCTTAATTGAAAATTCCAGTGTCTACGCAATTATTGTTGATAAACTTAAAGATATACCAATTATTATGACAAGTGGTCAGTTCAAATATTCAACGTGGAAATTATTAAGCTTGTTGCCGAAAAATGTTGAAATATACCATTCAAGTGATTTGGATCCAGCCGGACTAATTATGTCTAATAATTTAATGGAAAAATTTGGAGACAGAGTCCATCTTTTTGGAATGTCGTCAGAGATTTATCTTAAAAAAGTAGATTCCGGTGTAAAACTTACAAATGAGAATCTTTCCAAAGTAAAGGGTATTAATAACCCAACTTTACAGTCACTCAAGCAAAATCTGATTACACACCATAAAGCGGTATATCAAGAATCTGAAATTGAAGAATTGATTGATGAAATTCAGATAATTTCGGAAACTGATTAA